A genomic window from Prunus persica cultivar Lovell chromosome G2, Prunus_persica_NCBIv2, whole genome shotgun sequence includes:
- the LOC18785407 gene encoding transcription factor RF2b, giving the protein MQDPANPKPDPSSSSQASQRPRMTTPFPDASPSLSFRGSYHRRAQSEVQFRIPDDLDLLQDPFDGPSGSFEELGGSEDDLFCTYMDIEKLGSKLDDGPSDPKVENPGGSAETGVELGGEMSARPRHRHSNSVDASLDSIEAKKAMAPDKLAELWTVDPKRAKRILANRQSAARSKERKARYISELERKVQTLQTEATTLSAQLTLFQRDTTGLSTENSELKLRVQAMEQQAQLRDALNDALKKELERLKIATGEVLTHTDSYNMGMHQSPYSQSPFFPSQSQAGQRDSQNIHMPQFHPFQPNMSAPHQPMLSAAQSHACSDMLQQDSIGRFQGLDISNRGSHLVRPEGPSISAGESNRRF; this is encoded by the exons ATGCAAGATCCGGCGAACCCGAAACCGGATCCGAGCTCTAGCTCTCAGGCCTCTCAGAGGCCACGCATGACGACGCCGTTTCCGGACGCAAGTCCCAGCCTTTCGTTCCGGGGCTCCTACCACCGTCGAGCCCAATCCGAAGTCCAATTCCGGATCCCCGACGACCTGGATCTGCTCCAGGACCCGTTCGACGGCCCATCCGGCAGCTTCGAGGAGCTGGGCGGCTCCGAGGACGACCTCTTCTGCACCTACATGGACATCGAGAAGCTCGGATCCAAGCTCGACGATGGACCCTCCGACCCAAAAGTCGAGAATCCCGGAGGCTCCGCGGAGACAGGTGTCGAGCTTGGTGGAGAGATGAGTGCGAGGCCGAGGCACCGGCATAGCAACTCGGTTGACGCGTCTTTGGACAGCATAGAGGCCAAGAAGGCCATGGCTCCTGATAAGCTCGCCGAGCTCTGGACTGTCGACCCAAAACGAGCTAAGAG GATTTTGGCAAATCGGCAGTCTGCTGCTCGGTCAAAAGAGAGGAAGGCCCGGTACATCTCAGAACTTGAAAGAAAAGTTCAGACCCTACAAACAGAAGCTACTACCCTATCTGCACAACTCACTCTGTTCCAG AGAGATACAACAGGCTTATCTACTGAGAACTCAGAGCTTAAGCTTCGGGTGCAAGCTATGGAACAACAAGCTCAGTTACGTGATG CTCTCAATGATGCACTGAAGAAAGAACTTGAGAGGCTCAAGATTGCAACCGGGGAAGTACTAACACACACTGATTCATACAACATGGGAATGCACCAAAGTCCATATTCGCAATCCCCCTTCTTTCCCAGTCAGTCACAAGCAGGGCAGCGTGATTCCCAGAACATTCACATGCCACAGTTTCATCCTTTCCAGCCAAATATGTCAGCTCCCCATCAGCCTATGCTTTCTGCAGCCCAGTCACATGCGTGCTCAGATATGTTGCAGCAGGATTCAATTGGCCGATTTCAGGGGCTTGACATCAGTAACAGAGGTTCTCATCTAGTGAGGCCTGAAGGGCCCTCCATATCTGCCGGTGAAAGCAACAGGAGATTTTGA
- the LOC18784791 gene encoding RING-H2 finger protein ATL74 yields the protein MVTLHHRPHRLLLDPSGSSSSSSSSSSSSTTPDPANGSRTRGTYTNEANFDTNMVIILAALLCALIFALGLNSIVRCALRCSRRFSFETPDETAARLAATGLKKSTLRQIPIVAYGSGANIPATDCPICLGEFQDGQKVRLLPKCNHGFHVRCIDTWFLSHSSCPTCRHSLLEQPAAASDSAEVADARHTAGNASSGGQGDVPISVDEAS from the coding sequence ATGGTAACTCTTCATCACCGTCCACACCGCCTACTTCTAGACCCATCaggatcatcatcatcatcatcatcatcatcatcatcatcaaccaCACCAGACCCAGCCAATGGAAGCAGGACACGTGGGACATACACCAATGAGGCCAACTTTGACACCAACATGGTCATCATCCTAGCAGCCCTGCTCTGTGCACTGATATTTGCTCTGGGGCTAAACTCAATCGTGCGCTGTGCTTTAAGATGCAGCAGAAGGTTCTCTTTTGAGACGCCAGATGAGACCGCTGCGCGCTTAGCAGCCACAGGGCTGAAAAAGAGCACATTGCGTCAAATTCCCATTGTGGCATATGGCTCAGGGGCTAATATTCCTGCCACAGACTGCCCAATTTGCCTTGGAGAATTTCAAGATGGCCAGAAAGTGAGGCTGCTGCCAAAATGCAACCATGGATTTCATGTCAGGTGCATAGACACTTGGTTTTTGTCACACTCTTCGTGCCCAACTTGCCGCCACTCGTTGCTTGAACAGCCAGCTGCAGCTTCAGATTCTGCAGAAGTTGCTGATGCTAGACATACTGCTGGAAATGCATCCTCTGGAGGTCAAGGTGATGTGCCAATATCTGTTGATGAAGCCAGTTGA